The Hippopotamus amphibius kiboko isolate mHipAmp2 chromosome 13, mHipAmp2.hap2, whole genome shotgun sequence sequence CTGAGCTGCCGCCCCACAGGCTCAAATCTGGCTTCTCCTGAGTCTAAAAGCAGGCTGACCACCCTCCCAAATGTTGCAGATCATAAGGGTGATTATGGCCAAAGCTTGGGGCCAAGCCCCTCTTCACAGAGGGAGCAAGCCAGGAGCACCAGCCTGGATGGGGCCGTGCAGTCCAGTGCCCCAAGTGCCACAGCCAGACCACGGGGCAGTCACTGACGCAAGGTGAGAGGCAGCTGAAGACCCACGTTCTGGGTGGTCACCACCTTGGAGTCCCTTTTTCCAAAACCCTGTTACCCGTAGGGTGACTGAGGGAGAGTCCACCCACCTTGACTTCATCCCAGTGGTCTTTGTCCTCTTGCAGCACTCGGGCCGTGTGGAGTGGAGTCTGTGGCACTACCATCGATTGCTGGAAGGAGCCCCAGGCCCGTGGATCAGACCCTGCAGACACCCGGGACAGCACTGTCTGccctaccccaccccctttcttccAGTCTCAGATGGGAAAACCAAGACTCAGGGAGGTGAAGAAGCCTAAGGGAGCAGTGGCAAAGGCAGGTTTTAGGTGGGGCACTACCACACATCTGTGGCCCACGCCAGGGACTCTGGAGCCATCATTCTTCTGGCAGCCCTGCTCAAGCTCGTCACCCTGCCTGCCACAGGACAAGTAGGCACTCACATTGATCCAGGGATGGTTCATGAATTGTGTGATGGTCAGCCTCTCTGTGGGGTCCGTCTTCAGCAGGAGGCCGATCAGCTGCTTGGCTAGGGAAGAGAGGGGAGTGGTAAGGCTGCAGAGTTCCTCAGAGACAGTCCCTGCCTCCCAGAGACCACCAGCTGTGCATGTGCTCCCAAATTCCTAACCCACAGAAACAGTGAGCTAATAACGTTCTTGTTTTAAAGCACTAAGTGTTCAGGGTAATTTATTAGgcagcaacagataactgatACAGGCAGATTTGTTTGTGGTCCCCAAAGTCAAAATATGAATGAAGGACAGGAGTTAGAGGAAGTTTTGAGGAGACAGGTTTTGAGCCCATTTGGCAGATatagaaactgaggttcaaaaagATTAGGTGACTTGCCTAGGATCACACAGCTGGGATGTGGGGGAAGCTAGGATCTGAACACAGGTTGGTTTAACACTAAAGTGGCCTCTCCCAGAAGGAAGGCTTATGGGGTCCAGTGGAGCAAGCTAAGGCAAAGATTCACTTACCATCCTCAGAGACCTCCGACCACTCAGGATTGGGGAAGCCATACTGGCCCAGGCGAATCCTCCTCTTCATCCCTGGGGAGATGGCCTGGCCCGTGTTGGAGTAGAAGGGCGGAAAGCCGcacaggctgggggagggcggAGGTCATTCGGCACAGGCGTGGGGGCAGCGCCAGGGTGGACCCATTCTCCTCCCCAAGACTCTGACTGGGGAGACAGGCAGCCAGACACCATGGCAATAATACCAGCCCTCGGAACTCTGGGGTTCATCCCGGGACCACCATCTGCCCTTGACAtagggaggccttcagggagcctGAAGAAGAGGTGTCCCATGAGCAGAAGGGAAGGGCAGCCTGCTTGAAGAGGGACCCACTCAAGCCCCTCATCAAGGATGGCAGGGGCAGCAGTGGTTCTGAGGGTACCTGGGGGTGCAGGAGATAGATGGTACTCACAGGATGTACATGATGACGCCCAGGGACCACATGTCACATGACTTGTCATACTTCTCTGGACCCAGGACTTCAGGAGCTAGCAGGGCAGAGGGTATAGGAGGGCTCTCAGTCCCAAGGGTCCTGGAGCCCAGGCAGGAGCCTAAAGCTTGGACAAGGTGGAGAGCAGGTGCCCAAGCTGGGGGATGGGGCAGAGCAGATTGGTGTCTGGCACCTTCTGGGAAGGCAGCATGTgtgtgaatttgggggaggaaaaACAGCTCCCAGATAAAATAAACCCGCTTTTAGGCTGGGCTGTAAGAAATGATAGCCTCCTAGCTACTTTGGGCCAATCTCAGCCTTGCTgcgggaggagagggagagaagggcagTCTGCGGTTTGGCAGGGTCCTGCTGTAGGTGAGAGGGCCCCAGCCCACCAGCTGCCTGTGTCCCTTGCCTCCTGAATGTACAGCCTAGGTCGTGGGCAAGGAGGGGCCGTGGCCAGGGCTCTGGGTTCCACTGTTAGCCTGGCTACCATCCCACGGGGCCTTGGTCTTTTCATCTGTGCAATGAGATGGGTAGGCCAGAAGATTTCTAAGTCAAAATACAGCAAAACATGTCCTGTTAAACAGAGTGCCATTCCTGCTGTCTCAGGGGTGTCCCACCCCTTAAACAGCTCTTGGAAGGCTTATTCTGAGGGGAAGAGCTCTCTGCAAAACGAGTCATCACCCCACTCTCTGGGCAGGGGCACTTTCAGTGGGGGCTTCTCCAGATCTGGGGGGCTGCCCGCTCACAGGGGAGCAGGGAGCTTTTCCAGGAAGCGTGAGTATGTGCACAACCCCGGGTCCCACCCATGCCCTCACCTAAGGGACCCTCTCCCACAAGGCAGGTGGCTGGTACCCTGCAGCCCTCTAATGTAGGAGGAAATGCCTGCCCACTTTCTGAATATGACTCCCAGGAAGATAAAACCCGGAGAAAAACAACCGCGGTTGGGCTCCATCCCAAGCTGATGGCAGCCTTTTATCACGTATATATTTAGAGCCGCTGTGATGTCATTCAGCTCATAGGCCATAGCCAGAATTTTCCTGGAtctattttcaaaagcaaaagctGAAGTTGGGGAGAATATTTTTGCAGCCTCCGGCCCCCCCAGTCACCACCTCCTCGCAGACAgaatcctcccctccctcctgactgGGCTTTAACCCTTTGTCTTCTGCACCCCACCAGCTGCCCCATACCACAgccgggggtgaggggtgggggggtgcggtAGAGAGGTACAAACCACGTCCCAAGGACTCACCCACATAATAGGGAGTGTAGCAGGGAGTCTGCAAGGCATTTTGGGTGGTCTCCTTGGCAAAGCCAAAGTCAGTGAGCTTGAGCACCGCATCTTTCTCCTTGGACGTGTAGAGCAAGTTTTcaggctggtccaggaagagaaaACATGAGTCTGGAGTTAGGCACCAGGTGGGGGCAGAGTCCCAGGGTGATCTTCAGCCagatttccttcctccctccctcatccaGATTGATGCAGGAGGAACTAGGTTCATCTCACTAAAAAGACCTGGGCCTTGGCCATCAACAACATGGGCCAAGTATGGAGGAGACTAATGTGGCTGAGAGGTGACACCTCATTTCacagaagggaaactgaggcagttgTTCAACAAGGGTGTGGATAACTGAGTGCCACAGAGACCCTGGGGCAGGAACTTCTAAACTTGAGTTGGTGCTGCTGCCATGAGATGCCAAAATGAGGGTTCCAGAGGAAGGTGGGCTGCTTGTGAGCCAGTGCTGCCAGGCACACATCCTGCACCC is a genomic window containing:
- the MAPKAPK3 gene encoding MAP kinase-activated protein kinase 3 isoform X3 — its product is MVPILASDGPSLDELLYDSPKARQEVDHHWQASGGPHIVRILDVYENMHHSKRCLLIVMECMEGGELFSRIQERGDQAFTEREAAEIMRDIGTAIQFLHSRNIAHRDVKPENLLYTSKEKDAVLKLTDFGFAKETTQNALQTPCYTPYYVAPEVLGPEKYDKSCDMWSLGVIMYILLCGFPPFYSNTGQAISPGMKRRIRLGQYGFPNPEWSEVSEDAKQLIGLLLKTDPTERLTITQFMNHPWINQSMVVPQTPLHTARVLQEDKDHWDEVKEEMTSALATMRVDYDQVKIKDLKTSNNRLLNKRRKKQAGSSSASQGCNNQ